In Passer domesticus isolate bPasDom1 chromosome 9, bPasDom1.hap1, whole genome shotgun sequence, a genomic segment contains:
- the LOC135308297 gene encoding actin-binding protein WASF2-like gives MAYIEKLVHNSWKTPEHGGGPAMKKEEMAGKKKLEAAKHLDEMLSVLERRRAMEKKSVQMAPYHTGSNGSVSVPDGGKEELPDMGKGIGEVLGKSDTNAPDPQNNRRIVCPQDVRRSCMIGMVVTLFTVPLSMVLCYAGFRWWKEKKHRAAAAPASRPRRRDSPWPPGSPESFEFGSSQTCPQQQQPQLPKKADYQPSVPPPRPPIPAVKRKPPEIPPPPPLPSPPPWSS, from the exons ATGGCTTATATAGAAAAGCTAGTGCATAACAGTTGGAAGACTCCAGAGCATGGTGGAG GTCCTGCAATGAAGAAGGAAGAGATGGCAGGCAAGAAGAAATTAGAAGCAGCCAAACATCTGGACGAGATGCTGAGTGTCCTGGAGAGACgccgtg caATGGAGAAAAAGTCTGTGCAGATGGCGCCATATCATACTGGAAGCAATGGCTCTGTGTCAGTCCCTgatggaggaaaggaggagttGCCAGACATGGGCAAAGGCataggag aagTTCTTGGCAAGTCAGACACAAATGCCCCGGATCCACAGAACAACCGAAGAATTGTCTGCCCTCAGGACGTGCGCAGGTCCTGCATGATAGGCATGGTGGTGACACTGTTCACAGTGCCACTTTCCATGGTGCTGTGCTATGCTGGGTTCCGGTGgtggaaggaaaagaaaca TCGCGCTGCCGCAGCTCCAGCATCCCGGCCGAGAAGGCGTGACTCTCCCTggcccccagggagcccagagagCTTCGAGTTTGGCAGCTCTCAGACAtgtcctcagcagcagcagccacagctgcccaaGAAAGCAGACTACCAGCCCTCTGTGCCTCCCCCACGGCCCCCCATCCCGGCCGTGAAGCGGAAGCCTCCCGAGATCCCCccacctcctcccctccccagcccaccGCCCTGGTCCAGCTAG